From one Streptomyces sp. Q6 genomic stretch:
- a CDS encoding (deoxy)nucleoside triphosphate pyrophosphohydrolase: MTEPIVVVAAALYDTGGRLLAARRSAPPELAGRWELPGGKVEPGESPERALVRELREELGVDADPVARVPGEWPLKPGYVLRVWRCDLRSGDPLPLQDHDELRWLGPDEIWSVDWLDQDVPAVKDTVSGTA, from the coding sequence ATGACAGAACCGATCGTGGTGGTGGCCGCCGCCCTGTACGACACCGGCGGACGCCTGCTCGCCGCGCGACGGAGTGCGCCCCCCGAGCTCGCGGGCCGCTGGGAACTGCCCGGCGGCAAGGTCGAACCGGGCGAGAGCCCCGAGCGGGCGCTCGTGCGCGAGCTGCGCGAGGAACTCGGCGTCGACGCCGATCCGGTCGCCCGCGTGCCGGGGGAGTGGCCCCTGAAACCGGGGTACGTCCTGCGGGTCTGGCGCTGTGACCTGCGCTCCGGTGACCCTCTCCCGCTCCAGGACCATGACGAGCTGCGCTGGCTCGGCCCCGACGAGATCTGGTCCGTGGACTGGCTCGACCAGGACGTCCCGGCCGTGAAGGACACCGTGAGCGGCACGGCCTGA
- a CDS encoding carbohydrate ABC transporter permease encodes MSAVTSTRRGNGRARKPLLYVVASLGLLVMATPFLWMALSAFKTKKDLTASPPVWIPSEWTLQNFRDLLDQLDMPQYFLNSVIVAVLVTVCNLLFCSMLGYALAKLNFSGRSKVFGVVLAALMVPANLMVLPLFVLINQMNLLDTYAGLVLPFAAGAFGVFLMRQFMQSIPDELLEAARMDGAGEWYIFWRIVLPLVKPALATLTIFTFLGSWNNFIWPLIATNDPHKYTLPVALATFANDPNRTVGGGNGMLMAGSLLVVLPVLVVFAVLQRHFTQGIATAGMK; translated from the coding sequence ATGAGCGCCGTCACCTCCACGCGCCGCGGGAACGGCCGCGCCCGCAAGCCGCTCCTCTACGTCGTCGCCTCGCTCGGCCTGCTGGTCATGGCCACGCCCTTCCTGTGGATGGCGCTGAGCGCCTTCAAGACCAAGAAGGACCTGACCGCCAGCCCGCCGGTGTGGATCCCGTCCGAGTGGACCCTGCAGAACTTCCGGGACCTGCTCGACCAGCTGGACATGCCGCAGTACTTCCTGAACTCGGTGATCGTCGCGGTCCTCGTGACCGTCTGCAATCTCCTGTTCTGCTCGATGCTCGGCTACGCCCTCGCGAAGCTGAACTTCTCCGGCCGCTCGAAGGTCTTCGGGGTCGTGCTCGCCGCGCTGATGGTGCCGGCGAACCTGATGGTCCTGCCGCTGTTCGTGCTGATCAACCAGATGAACCTGCTCGACACCTACGCGGGTCTGGTGCTGCCCTTCGCGGCCGGTGCCTTCGGCGTCTTCCTGATGCGGCAGTTCATGCAGTCGATCCCGGACGAGCTGCTCGAAGCGGCCCGGATGGACGGCGCCGGCGAGTGGTACATCTTCTGGCGGATCGTCCTTCCGCTGGTCAAGCCCGCCCTCGCGACGCTGACGATCTTCACGTTCCTCGGGTCGTGGAACAACTTCATCTGGCCGCTGATCGCGACCAACGACCCCCACAAGTACACGCTCCCGGTGGCCCTCGCGACGTTCGCCAACGACCCCAACCGCACGGTGGGCGGCGGCAACGGAATGCTGATGGCGGGCTCCCTGCTCGTCGTCCTGCCCGTGCTCGTCGTGTTCGCGGTCCTCCAGCGCCACTTCACCCAGGGCATCGCCACCGCCGGCATGAAGTAA
- a CDS encoding GNAT family N-acetyltransferase, producing the protein MERNLAEHACHLHRALPGARVVDSGDLLVADSGLPDDTFNIVAAARLSPGDADRRIAETVRELRGTGRPFSWWVGPAAEPADLGARLVAAGLTASERETAMWARLDGTVPAPAASDLDIRPVTTPAALTDYATVLAANWTPPSATVRRFYAAAAPRLLAAGSPAHCLVGYVAGRPVCTAEVFDHAGVAGLYNICTLDTHRRRGHGGAMTVAALRTARALGHDIAVLQASEEGEPVYRRWGFEGCGHFTEYAI; encoded by the coding sequence ATGGAGCGGAACCTCGCCGAACACGCCTGCCATCTGCACCGCGCCCTGCCCGGCGCCCGGGTCGTGGACTCCGGCGACCTGCTGGTCGCCGACAGCGGTCTGCCCGACGACACGTTCAACATCGTCGCGGCGGCCCGCCTCTCCCCCGGCGACGCCGATCGGCGTATCGCGGAGACGGTACGCGAACTGCGCGGCACGGGGCGCCCGTTCTCCTGGTGGGTGGGGCCCGCCGCCGAACCGGCCGACCTCGGTGCCCGGCTCGTCGCCGCGGGGCTCACCGCCTCCGAGCGGGAGACCGCCATGTGGGCACGCCTGGACGGCACCGTCCCCGCACCGGCGGCCTCGGACCTCGACATCCGCCCGGTGACGACCCCGGCCGCGCTCACCGACTACGCCACCGTCCTCGCCGCCAACTGGACCCCGCCCTCCGCGACCGTACGGCGCTTCTACGCCGCTGCCGCCCCGCGGCTCCTGGCCGCGGGCAGCCCGGCCCACTGCCTGGTCGGCTACGTGGCGGGCCGCCCGGTCTGCACGGCCGAGGTCTTCGACCACGCGGGCGTGGCCGGCCTCTACAACATCTGCACCCTCGACACCCACCGGCGCCGCGGTCACGGCGGCGCGATGACCGTGGCGGCCCTGCGCACGGCCCGCGCGCTGGGCCACGACATCGCGGTCCTCCAGGCCTCGGAGGAGGGCGAGCCGGTGTACCGGCGGTGGGGCTTCGAGGGCTGCGGCCATTTCACGGAGTACGCGATCTGA
- a CDS encoding SPOR domain-containing protein, with amino-acid sequence MTDSTTTLPWLVIRQDDNGNRYRVGRYATRAEAQRMADSLDDQQEAAARGAATRGGGRPAGGDRQLYSVERLGQAPAPGRSGTNGTAR; translated from the coding sequence ATGACAGACAGCACGACCACACTTCCGTGGCTCGTCATCCGCCAGGACGACAACGGCAATCGCTATCGCGTCGGCCGGTACGCGACCAGGGCGGAGGCCCAGCGGATGGCCGACAGCCTCGACGACCAGCAGGAAGCGGCGGCCCGCGGTGCCGCGACACGCGGTGGTGGCCGCCCGGCGGGCGGCGACCGGCAGCTCTACTCGGTGGAGCGGCTCGGGCAGGCACCGGCCCCCGGCCGCAGCGGTACCAACGGAACGGCGCGCTGA
- a CDS encoding acetylxylan esterase, which produces MTAFTHEFPFDPTYGYTLDDLLAVPAPNDAPADFDAFWRGRHDAARQVRTRPEVGRLVEERDGVRIFEVTYDSVGGVRLGGWLALPADGPAEHGFVIGHGYGGRDQAGPDVPLPLPRSAAILPCVRGMVERGLVDGVPSTSAEHVLHGIETRETYVIGECVADLWCAASALLELVPELGERVASGAGLGYLGESFGGGLGALALPWDERFAAGELTVPTFGNHPLRLTLDCIGSGAAVRRHRETHPEVVDVLRYFDAATAATRIDKPVLVAAALFDPSVPPPGQFAVHNSLGGAAELMVLEAGHFEFPGLAAASAELAAAKGEFFARVLK; this is translated from the coding sequence ATGACAGCGTTCACACACGAATTCCCGTTCGATCCGACCTACGGCTACACGCTCGATGACCTGCTCGCCGTGCCCGCGCCGAACGACGCTCCGGCCGACTTCGACGCGTTCTGGCGGGGCCGTCACGACGCCGCGCGGCAGGTGCGGACCCGTCCCGAGGTCGGGCGGCTCGTCGAGGAACGGGACGGCGTGCGGATCTTCGAGGTGACCTACGACTCCGTGGGCGGCGTCCGCCTCGGCGGGTGGCTGGCACTGCCGGCGGACGGCCCGGCGGAGCACGGCTTCGTCATCGGGCACGGCTACGGCGGCCGCGACCAGGCCGGACCCGACGTGCCGCTGCCGCTGCCCCGGTCCGCGGCGATCCTGCCGTGCGTGCGGGGCATGGTGGAGCGCGGTCTCGTCGACGGAGTGCCGTCCACCTCCGCCGAGCATGTGCTGCACGGGATCGAGACGCGTGAGACGTACGTCATCGGGGAGTGCGTCGCCGATCTGTGGTGCGCGGCGAGCGCCCTGCTGGAACTCGTCCCCGAGCTGGGGGAGCGGGTGGCCTCGGGCGCGGGGCTCGGCTACCTCGGGGAGAGCTTCGGGGGCGGGCTCGGGGCGCTCGCGCTGCCGTGGGACGAGCGGTTCGCGGCCGGGGAACTGACGGTGCCGACGTTCGGGAACCATCCGCTGCGGCTGACCCTGGACTGCATCGGGAGCGGGGCCGCCGTCCGGCGCCATCGGGAGACGCACCCCGAAGTGGTCGACGTGCTGCGGTACTTCGACGCGGCGACGGCCGCCACGCGGATCGACAAGCCGGTGCTGGTCGCCGCCGCGCTGTTCGACCCGTCGGTGCCGCCGCCGGGGCAGTTCGCCGTCCACAACTCGCTCGGCGGGGCTGCGGAGTTGATGGTGCTGGAGGCCGGGCACTTCGAGTTCCCGGGCCTGGCGGCGGCGTCGGCCGAACTGGCCGCCGCCAAGGGGGAGTTCTTCGCGCGCGTGCTCAAGTGA
- a CDS encoding glycoside hydrolase family 1 protein, with amino-acid sequence MTLPPARTAALPFPDGFLWGASTAAHQIEGNNVNSDWWRKEHDPAAKIQEPSLDACDSYHRWEQDMDLLAELGFTDYRFSVEWARIEPARGHFSQAEIAHYRRMVEGALARGLRPMVTLHHFTIPQWFEDLGGFTADGAVELFARYVEECAPIIADGVSHVCTINEPNMVAVMAGLAKRGEQGFPPAGLPFPDEETTHAMIAAHHAAVRAVRSINPEIQVGWTVANQVYQALPGAEDVTAAYRAPREDVFIEAARGDDWIGVQSYTRTKIGVDGPVPAPDDAERTLTQWEYYPQAVGYALRHTAELVGPGVPLIVTENGMATADEDRRIAYYAGALDAVAACIEDGIDIRGYLAWSALDNYEWGTYKATFGLISVAPGTFERTAKPAAHWLGGLGRERVLPRL; translated from the coding sequence ATGACGCTCCCCCCTGCCCGCACGGCCGCGCTCCCCTTCCCCGACGGCTTCCTCTGGGGCGCCTCGACCGCCGCCCACCAGATCGAGGGCAACAACGTCAACAGCGACTGGTGGCGCAAGGAGCACGACCCGGCGGCGAAGATCCAGGAGCCGAGCCTGGACGCCTGCGACAGCTACCACCGCTGGGAGCAGGACATGGACCTGCTCGCCGAACTCGGCTTCACCGACTACCGGTTCAGCGTCGAGTGGGCACGCATCGAGCCCGCCCGCGGCCACTTCTCGCAGGCCGAGATCGCGCACTACCGGCGGATGGTCGAAGGCGCCCTCGCGCGCGGCCTGCGGCCGATGGTGACGCTGCACCACTTCACGATCCCGCAGTGGTTCGAGGACCTGGGCGGGTTCACCGCCGACGGCGCCGTGGAGCTCTTCGCGCGCTACGTGGAGGAGTGCGCGCCGATCATCGCGGACGGCGTCAGCCACGTGTGCACCATCAACGAGCCGAACATGGTCGCCGTGATGGCCGGTCTCGCCAAGCGCGGTGAGCAGGGCTTCCCGCCCGCCGGTCTGCCGTTCCCCGACGAGGAGACGACGCACGCCATGATCGCCGCGCACCACGCCGCGGTGCGGGCCGTGCGGTCGATCAACCCGGAGATCCAGGTGGGCTGGACGGTCGCCAACCAGGTCTACCAGGCGCTGCCCGGCGCCGAGGACGTCACCGCCGCCTACCGGGCGCCGCGCGAGGACGTCTTCATCGAGGCGGCCCGCGGCGACGACTGGATCGGCGTGCAGTCCTACACCCGCACGAAGATCGGCGTCGACGGTCCCGTACCGGCCCCGGACGACGCCGAGCGGACGCTGACGCAGTGGGAGTACTACCCGCAGGCCGTCGGGTACGCGCTGCGGCACACCGCCGAGCTCGTGGGCCCCGGCGTCCCGCTGATCGTCACCGAGAACGGCATGGCCACCGCTGACGAGGACCGCCGTATCGCCTACTACGCGGGCGCGCTCGACGCCGTCGCCGCGTGCATCGAGGACGGCATCGACATCCGCGGCTACCTCGCGTGGAGCGCCCTCGACAACTACGAGTGGGGCACGTACAAGGCGACCTTCGGGCTGATCTCCGTCGCGCCCGGCACCTTCGAGCGCACGGCCAAGCCCGCCGCGCACTGGCTCGGCGGCCTGGGCCGCGAGCGGGTCCTGCCGCGCCTCTGA
- a CDS encoding SpoIIE family protein phosphatase, with the protein MSEIPAKARSSEGSSDAESAPQASRASGDGNTPSSPPGARPEQADVWQSSPPGSIYDYIKVASFSIGPDGLVEQWSRRAAQLFGIEPGAAVGKDPIEAFVPADLREQGHRKMAEILDGREWTGVVPFRMPPTEGEDPAAAERRTGFAEVYVMPTTTESGERAALCIVVDVQTLRHIETDLAASQAIFGQSPFGFLLFDLDLKVQRTNRTFAAVFGGQDDDHRGRTVHDYLPRHEADRVQGALRRVMESGEAVTDMQLVGPAPDSAERRHWSINLYRVHSGSGRPIGIAGLATDVTRRHAAAREAAHARRNLALLNDAGARIGNSLDLETTARELLDVVVPGFCDLASVDLYQGLLAGDETALSRHSLADGSGELRRVAAASAVADVPFLGLGGEVPVSVGAVHRFTFNSACADALRTARPQLLPAEPGGLVQSTLAVPMVAHDTVVGLVQFSRTKGSEPFNDRDRSLAVELAARAAVCIDNARLYRREHERALILQRSLLPPDNPEASGLDIACRYLPGNAATEVGGDWFDVIELPGHRTALVVGDVMGRGLRAAVAMGELRTAVRTLALLDLEPAEVLSALDEIARGLGTPGGVQQATRTARTANSFGGEDLSEVYLATCVYAVYDAVTRRCTFANAGHLPPVLVEPGEGALMLDVPPGMPLGVGGEPFEEVEVELPEGALLALYTDGLVESRDHPLDEGLSAFRAALDDPAPALEDVCDQVLNALDTRHGEDDIALLMARVQGLPAENVGDWTLPREPKSVGRAREFTRAQLVDWDLEQLVDTTELLVSELVTNALRYGEGDIRLRLLLDRTLVCEVWDAGLVQPRRRRARDTDEGGRGLQLVGLLSAAWGSRRTPRGKTVWFELPLPDGESGLVDPTEALLSLF; encoded by the coding sequence GTGAGCGAGATACCAGCGAAGGCCAGGTCGTCCGAGGGTTCCTCGGACGCGGAGTCGGCGCCGCAGGCGAGCCGGGCATCCGGCGACGGGAACACGCCGAGTTCCCCTCCTGGCGCCCGACCCGAGCAGGCCGACGTCTGGCAGTCGAGCCCGCCCGGTTCGATCTACGACTACATCAAGGTCGCGTCCTTCTCCATCGGGCCCGACGGGCTGGTCGAGCAGTGGAGCCGGCGGGCCGCGCAGCTCTTCGGGATCGAGCCCGGCGCGGCCGTGGGCAAGGACCCCATCGAGGCCTTCGTCCCCGCCGATCTGCGCGAGCAGGGCCACCGCAAGATGGCCGAGATCCTGGACGGGCGCGAGTGGACGGGCGTCGTCCCGTTCCGGATGCCGCCCACGGAGGGCGAGGACCCGGCCGCGGCCGAGCGGCGCACCGGCTTCGCCGAGGTGTACGTCATGCCGACGACCACCGAGTCCGGCGAGCGGGCCGCGCTCTGCATCGTGGTGGACGTCCAGACGCTCCGGCACATCGAGACCGACCTCGCCGCGTCGCAGGCGATTTTCGGCCAATCCCCTTTCGGCTTCCTGCTGTTCGATCTGGATCTCAAGGTCCAGCGGACCAACCGCACGTTCGCCGCGGTCTTCGGCGGCCAGGACGACGACCACCGCGGCCGCACCGTCCACGACTACCTGCCGCGCCACGAGGCCGACCGGGTGCAGGGTGCGCTGCGCCGGGTCATGGAGAGCGGCGAAGCCGTCACCGACATGCAGCTCGTCGGCCCGGCGCCCGACTCCGCCGAGCGGCGCCACTGGTCCATCAACCTCTACCGCGTCCACAGCGGTTCGGGCCGCCCGATCGGCATCGCGGGGCTCGCCACCGACGTCACCCGCCGGCACGCCGCCGCCCGCGAAGCCGCGCACGCCCGCCGCAACCTGGCGCTCCTGAACGACGCGGGGGCCCGGATCGGCAACTCGCTGGACCTGGAGACCACCGCCCGCGAACTCCTCGACGTCGTCGTCCCCGGCTTCTGCGACCTGGCCTCCGTCGACCTGTACCAGGGACTGCTCGCCGGTGACGAGACCGCGCTCAGCCGGCACAGCCTCGCCGACGGCAGCGGCGAGCTGCGCCGGGTCGCGGCCGCGAGCGCCGTGGCCGACGTCCCGTTCCTCGGCCTCGGCGGCGAGGTCCCGGTCAGTGTCGGCGCCGTCCATCGCTTCACCTTCAACTCGGCCTGCGCGGACGCCCTGCGCACCGCACGGCCCCAACTGCTCCCCGCCGAACCGGGCGGCCTCGTCCAGTCCACCCTCGCGGTGCCGATGGTCGCGCACGACACCGTCGTCGGCCTCGTGCAGTTCTCCCGTACGAAGGGCAGCGAGCCCTTCAACGACCGGGACAGGTCCCTCGCGGTGGAGCTCGCCGCGCGCGCCGCGGTCTGTATCGACAACGCGCGCCTGTACCGCCGCGAGCACGAGCGCGCGCTGATACTGCAACGGTCGCTGCTCCCGCCCGACAACCCCGAGGCGTCGGGCCTCGACATCGCCTGCCGCTACCTGCCGGGCAACGCCGCGACGGAGGTCGGCGGCGACTGGTTCGACGTCATAGAACTCCCGGGCCACCGGACCGCGTTGGTCGTCGGTGACGTCATGGGGCGCGGGCTGCGCGCCGCCGTCGCCATGGGCGAACTGCGCACCGCCGTGCGCACCTTGGCACTGCTCGACCTCGAACCGGCCGAGGTGCTCAGCGCGTTGGACGAGATCGCGCGCGGACTCGGCACCCCCGGCGGCGTCCAGCAGGCCACCCGCACGGCCCGCACCGCGAACTCGTTCGGCGGCGAGGACCTGTCCGAGGTCTACCTCGCCACCTGCGTCTACGCGGTCTACGACGCCGTCACCCGGCGCTGCACCTTCGCCAACGCCGGCCACCTGCCGCCCGTCCTCGTCGAACCGGGCGAGGGCGCCCTGATGCTCGACGTGCCGCCCGGCATGCCGCTCGGCGTCGGCGGCGAACCCTTCGAGGAGGTCGAGGTCGAACTCCCGGAGGGCGCGCTGCTCGCCCTCTACACGGACGGCCTGGTCGAGTCCCGCGACCATCCGCTCGACGAGGGCCTGTCCGCCTTCCGGGCCGCGCTCGACGACCCCGCACCGGCGCTCGAGGACGTCTGCGACCAGGTGCTCAACGCCCTCGACACCCGGCACGGCGAGGACGACATCGCCCTTCTGATGGCCCGCGTCCAGGGCCTGCCGGCCGAGAACGTCGGCGACTGGACGCTGCCGCGCGAGCCCAAGTCGGTCGGCCGTGCCCGCGAGTTCACCCGGGCCCAGCTGGTCGACTGGGACCTCGAACAGCTCGTCGACACCACGGAGCTGCTCGTCAGCGAACTCGTCACGAACGCCCTGCGGTACGGCGAGGGCGACATCCGGCTGCGCCTGCTCCTCGACCGCACACTGGTCTGCGAGGTGTGGGACGCGGGTCTCGTCCAGCCCCGCCGCCGCCGCGCCCGCGACACCGACGAGGGCGGCCGCGGCCTCCAGCTCGTCGGCCTGCTCAGCGCCGCCTGGGGCTCGCGGCGTACGCCGCGTGGCAAGACGGTGTGGTTCGAACTCCCGCTGCCGGATGGAGAGTCCGGACTCGTCGACCCGACGGAGGCCCTGCTCAGCCTGTTCTAG
- a CDS encoding PspA/IM30 family protein: MTKQTILGRVTQLAKANINALLDSAEDPQKMLDQLIRDYTDNIRDAEEAVATTIGNLRMMEQDHKEDVDAAAEWGTKALAASKKADELRAGGSTAEADTFDGLAKVALGRQLRSEKEARDAEPTIAAQTEVVDKLKSGLDRMKTKLIELQSKRDQLVARAKTAQAQNQMLDAARNINVLDPTSDLNRFEEKVRREEAKALGKQELAESSLDAQFEQLDSLGDAAEVEARLAALKSGS, encoded by the coding sequence ATGACGAAGCAGACCATTCTCGGCCGGGTCACGCAGCTCGCGAAGGCGAACATCAACGCCCTGCTCGACAGTGCCGAGGATCCGCAGAAGATGCTCGACCAGCTGATCCGTGACTACACGGACAACATCAGGGACGCGGAGGAGGCGGTGGCGACCACCATCGGCAACCTGCGGATGATGGAGCAGGACCACAAGGAGGACGTGGACGCGGCCGCCGAGTGGGGCACCAAGGCGCTCGCCGCCAGCAAGAAGGCCGACGAGCTGCGGGCCGGCGGGAGCACGGCGGAGGCCGACACGTTCGACGGGCTCGCGAAGGTCGCCCTGGGTCGGCAGCTGCGGTCGGAGAAGGAGGCGCGGGACGCCGAGCCGACCATCGCCGCGCAGACCGAGGTGGTCGACAAGCTGAAGTCGGGGCTCGACCGGATGAAGACGAAGCTGATCGAACTCCAGTCGAAGCGGGACCAGTTGGTGGCCCGCGCCAAGACGGCGCAGGCGCAGAACCAGATGCTCGACGCGGCCAGGAACATCAACGTCCTGGACCCGACGAGCGATCTGAACCGCTTCGAGGAGAAGGTGCGCCGCGAGGAGGCGAAGGCGCTCGGCAAGCAGGAGCTGGCCGAGTCGTCCCTGGACGCCCAGTTCGAGCAGCTGGACTCGCTCGGCGACGCGGCCGAGGTCGAGGCCCGGCTCGCCGCGCTCAAGAGCGGCTCCTAG
- a CDS encoding sugar ABC transporter permease yields the protein MSTTTPTRARSGAVKAPDSGKAGRRKKRSMGKQNLAGWLFSTPFLALFGVFMLFPIVATLVMSFTDFGQRNVRRPLEANFVGLENYTKLFGDDQFLRAMFNTAYFVVVGVPLTIGLGLLVAILLNNGIERARTFFRVGFYAPVVTTIVAVAIVWRFVLDPTDGLIAGLGDELGFTAPDFLGSETWAMPSLILMAVWRNLGTVMVLMIAGLQAIPTEVREAARLDGASAWQELRRITVPLLRPTLLYTTVITTIGYLNVFEEPFVMTQGGPNDSTLTVSLDMYKQGFSFFNMGYASAMAYVLFVVIMAITVLQLRLMKDNTK from the coding sequence ATGTCCACCACGACACCCACCCGCGCGCGCTCCGGGGCCGTCAAGGCCCCGGACAGCGGCAAGGCGGGACGGCGCAAGAAGCGCTCGATGGGCAAGCAGAACCTGGCCGGCTGGCTGTTCTCGACCCCGTTCCTCGCGCTGTTCGGCGTCTTCATGCTCTTCCCGATCGTGGCGACGCTCGTGATGAGCTTCACCGACTTCGGGCAGCGCAACGTCCGACGCCCGCTGGAAGCGAACTTCGTCGGCCTGGAGAACTACACCAAGCTCTTTGGCGACGACCAGTTCCTGCGGGCGATGTTCAACACCGCCTACTTCGTCGTCGTCGGAGTGCCGCTGACGATCGGGCTCGGGCTGCTCGTCGCGATCCTGCTGAACAACGGCATCGAGCGGGCCCGCACGTTCTTCCGCGTCGGCTTCTACGCCCCCGTGGTCACGACGATCGTCGCCGTGGCGATCGTGTGGCGGTTCGTGCTCGACCCGACGGACGGCCTGATCGCCGGGCTCGGCGACGAACTCGGCTTCACCGCACCGGACTTCCTCGGTTCGGAGACCTGGGCCATGCCCTCGCTGATCCTGATGGCGGTGTGGCGCAACCTCGGCACGGTGATGGTCCTGATGATCGCCGGCCTCCAGGCCATCCCGACCGAGGTCCGCGAGGCCGCCCGCCTCGACGGGGCGAGCGCCTGGCAGGAGCTGCGCCGCATCACGGTGCCGCTGCTCCGTCCGACGCTGCTCTACACCACGGTCATCACCACGATCGGCTACCTCAACGTCTTCGAGGAGCCCTTCGTGATGACCCAGGGCGGTCCGAACGACTCCACGCTGACGGTGTCGCTCGACATGTACAAGCAGGGCTTCAGCTTCTTCAACATGGGCTACGCCAGCGCCATGGCCTACGTGCTCTTCGTGGTGATCATGGCCATCACGGTGCTTCAGCTCCGACTGATGAAGGACAACACCAAATGA
- a CDS encoding ATP-binding protein: protein MIGVLHTEGDSAEWAFPADPGAVRKARAAVRAQLAGWHLDELTDVTALLVSELVTNSLCHASGPIGVRLVRRTGPRAALLVEVSDPLPDPPRARAAAPDDEGGRGLQLVADSSRRWGTRPAPRDGRCGAGGKTVWFELALPG from the coding sequence GTGATCGGAGTGCTCCACACCGAAGGCGACAGCGCCGAGTGGGCCTTCCCCGCCGACCCGGGCGCCGTCCGCAAGGCCCGCGCCGCGGTCCGGGCACAGCTGGCAGGCTGGCACCTCGACGAGCTCACCGACGTCACGGCGCTGCTGGTCAGCGAGCTGGTCACCAACTCCCTGTGCCACGCGTCCGGGCCCATCGGCGTACGTCTCGTGCGCCGGACGGGCCCTCGCGCCGCGCTCCTCGTCGAGGTCTCCGACCCGCTGCCCGATCCGCCCCGCGCCCGCGCGGCCGCCCCCGACGACGAGGGCGGGCGCGGCCTGCAACTCGTGGCCGATTCCTCCCGCCGCTGGGGCACCCGGCCCGCGCCGCGCGACGGCAGGTGCGGGGCGGGCGGGAAAACGGTGTGGTTCGAGCTGGCGCTGCCTGGTTAG
- a CDS encoding sugar ABC transporter substrate-binding protein: MNRRATTAAIAVSLASALTLTACGGSGGDSVAADAKQTLTVWAMGTEGEKLADVAKDYEKANPKITVKVTPIGWDVAHQKLVAAAAANKLPDVMQMGGSYLTEFADMGALEPIDTKTFQEKDYFPAGWEQGEYDGKAYGVPWYVDTRVLYYRTDLAEKAGIDKAPATMAELKQAAEKYQKAGSRYGLSIQPNGLDSVQSFYQFLYSAGGEIVTKDGKAVANSPKAVKALENYTSYFKDGLAAKSVRPGYDVTKDFNTGNVAMFFGGPWHMGLLDDNYPNLKGKWAIANVPTDETSASMAGGSSLAVSSDSEHKAAAQEFIQYLTDAKGQSDWFERTKDLPANVNAWKSGELATDPNMKVWKTQMESARVSPSQPKWTEITSKIDAAIEKAAQGKTSAKAALDEAQSQIEGLIQK; the protein is encoded by the coding sequence ATGAACCGCCGTGCCACCACTGCCGCGATCGCCGTAAGCCTGGCGTCCGCGCTGACTCTCACCGCCTGCGGCGGCTCCGGCGGCGACTCGGTCGCGGCCGACGCGAAGCAGACGCTGACCGTCTGGGCCATGGGTACCGAGGGCGAGAAGCTCGCCGACGTCGCCAAGGACTACGAGAAGGCGAACCCGAAGATCACGGTGAAGGTGACCCCGATCGGCTGGGACGTCGCCCACCAGAAGCTCGTCGCCGCCGCGGCCGCGAACAAGCTGCCCGACGTGATGCAGATGGGCGGCAGCTACCTCACCGAGTTCGCCGACATGGGCGCCCTGGAGCCGATCGACACCAAGACCTTCCAGGAGAAGGACTACTTCCCGGCCGGCTGGGAGCAGGGCGAGTACGACGGCAAGGCGTACGGCGTCCCGTGGTACGTCGACACCCGCGTCCTCTACTACCGCACGGACCTCGCCGAGAAGGCCGGCATCGACAAGGCCCCGGCTACGATGGCCGAGCTGAAGCAGGCCGCGGAGAAGTACCAGAAGGCCGGCTCCCGCTACGGCCTGTCGATCCAGCCCAACGGCCTCGACTCGGTGCAGAGCTTCTACCAGTTCCTGTACTCGGCCGGCGGCGAGATCGTCACCAAGGACGGCAAGGCCGTCGCCAACAGCCCGAAGGCCGTCAAGGCGCTGGAGAACTACACCAGCTACTTCAAGGACGGCCTCGCGGCGAAGTCGGTCCGTCCCGGTTACGACGTGACCAAGGACTTCAACACCGGCAACGTCGCGATGTTCTTCGGCGGCCCCTGGCACATGGGTCTGCTCGACGACAACTACCCGAACCTCAAGGGCAAGTGGGCCATCGCCAACGTGCCCACCGACGAGACCTCCGCCTCCATGGCCGGCGGCTCGTCCCTGGCGGTCTCCTCGGACAGCGAGCACAAGGCCGCCGCCCAGGAGTTCATCCAGTACCTGACCGACGCCAAGGGGCAGAGCGACTGGTTCGAGCGCACCAAGGACCTCCCGGCCAACGTGAACGCCTGGAAGTCCGGCGAGCTCGCCACCGACCCGAACATGAAGGTCTGGAAGACGCAGATGGAGTCGGCGCGCGTCTCGCCGTCCCAGCCCAAGTGGACCGAGATCACGTCGAAGATCGACGCCGCGATCGAGAAGGCCGCCCAGGGCAAGACCTCCGCGAAGGCCGCGCTCGACGAGGCGCAGTCGCAGATCGAGGGCCTGATCCAGAAGTAG